A region from the Salidesulfovibrio onnuriiensis genome encodes:
- a CDS encoding cadherin-like domain-containing protein: MEGDTLSVVTDAGKAPTALHGTVTVNADGTLTYTPAANYNGPDTITYTVSDGHGGESTATVAVGVTPVNDGPVAVDDTATTAEDTPVTIDVLSNDTDVEGDALSVVTDAGKAPTALHGTVTVNADGTLTYTPAANYNGPDTITYTVSDGHGGESTATVAVGVTPVNDGPWPWTTPQPPPRTRR, from the coding sequence GTGGAAGGCGACACCCTGTCCGTGGTCACCGATGCGGGCAAGGCCCCCACCGCCCTGCACGGCACCGTGACCGTCAATGCCGACGGCACCCTGACCTACACACCGGCAGCCAACTACAACGGGCCGGACACCATCACCTATACCGTCTCCGACGGACACGGCGGCGAAAGCACCGCAACCGTGGCCGTGGGCGTTACCCCGGTCAACGACGGCCCCGTGGCCGTGGACGACACTGCCACCACCGCCGAGGACACGCCAGTGACCATCGACGTGCTCTCCAACGACACCGACGTGGAAGGCGACGCGCTCTCCGTGGTCACCGATGCGGGCAAGGCACCCACCGCCCTGCACGGCACCGTGACCGTCAATGCCGACGGCACCCTGACCTACACACCGGCAGCCAACTACAACGGGCCGGACACCATCACCTATACCGTCTCCGACGGACACGGCGGCGAAAGCACCGCAACCGTGGCCGTGGGCGTCACCCCGGTCAACGACGGCCCGTGGCCGTGGACGACACCGCAACCACCGCCGAGGACACGCCGGTGA